A genome region from Frankineae bacterium MT45 includes the following:
- a CDS encoding GMP synthase-Glutamine amidotransferase, which produces MPPSPVLVVQNDPTDPLGPLGDWLTAAGLTLDLRRPYRTEEAEQLPATLADHAALLVLGGEMGALDDEVAPWLPALRALLTSAVQDEVPALGICLGGQLLAAATGGQVGLSPEGPEFGAQLIAKRAAAASDPLFKELPITPDVLQWHFDAVLELPPGAVQLASSPGCDIQAFRVGRLAWGTQFHFETTPEIVRAWAEADADALAEYDTDRLLARADAVHPDLAEVWEPFAAAFAAVVLDPTSVPSLTDIAPRMAEAITDPAQIRAALAMELQASRPSGPVPIELRPPDAR; this is translated from the coding sequence GTGCCACCTTCCCCCGTACTGGTCGTCCAGAACGATCCCACCGACCCACTGGGTCCGCTGGGTGATTGGCTGACCGCGGCCGGACTCACCCTTGATCTGCGCCGCCCGTACCGCACCGAGGAGGCTGAGCAGCTGCCGGCGACGCTCGCCGACCACGCTGCCCTGCTGGTTCTCGGTGGTGAGATGGGTGCCCTCGACGACGAGGTGGCCCCGTGGCTTCCGGCGTTGCGGGCGCTGCTTACGTCGGCGGTGCAGGACGAGGTGCCGGCGCTGGGCATCTGCCTGGGCGGGCAGTTGCTGGCGGCGGCGACCGGCGGCCAGGTGGGCTTGAGCCCGGAGGGCCCAGAGTTCGGTGCGCAGTTGATCGCCAAGCGGGCCGCAGCGGCCTCCGACCCGCTCTTCAAGGAACTCCCGATCACGCCGGACGTGCTCCAGTGGCACTTCGACGCCGTGCTCGAACTGCCACCCGGCGCGGTCCAGCTGGCGAGCTCGCCCGGCTGCGACATCCAGGCCTTCCGGGTCGGACGGCTGGCCTGGGGCACCCAATTCCACTTCGAGACGACGCCCGAAATCGTGCGGGCCTGGGCTGAAGCCGACGCCGATGCCCTCGCCGAGTACGACACCGACCGCCTGCTGGCCCGGGCCGACGCGGTGCACCCGGATCTGGCCGAGGTGTGGGAGCCCTTCGCTGCGGCCTTCGCCGCAGTCGTCCTCGACCCGACCTCCGTCCCGAGCCTCACCGATATCGCCCCCCGCATGGCCGAGGCGATCACCGACCCGGCCCAGATCCGGGCCGCGCTGGCCATGGAGCTGCAGGCCAGCCGCCCGTCCGGTCCCGTACCCATCGAACTGCGCCCGCCGGACGCCCGGTGA